In Deinococcus sp. HSC-46F16, the following are encoded in one genomic region:
- a CDS encoding 3-keto-5-aminohexanoate cleavage protein — MLLKACLNGDRPAGSHPALPVTPLELAQAARDAVEAGAGALHLHPRDGEGRESLEDGVVAAALGAVRAACPGIPVGISSGFWILPDVEAQLAVARAWTVRPDFVSVNWHEAHAVALAETLLGLDVGVEAGVWTVDAARASLAWPGRDRALRVLVEVMDREPSGARMEAAAILNLLDGADRTPPRLLHGAGPSAWSLLEEAGRLGLDTRVGLEDTLTLPDGTPALDNADLVRVARAVLASAG; from the coding sequence ATGCTCCTCAAAGCCTGTCTGAACGGGGACCGCCCGGCGGGAAGTCATCCGGCGCTGCCCGTTACCCCGCTGGAACTCGCCCAGGCTGCGCGGGACGCGGTGGAAGCGGGTGCCGGGGCACTCCACCTGCATCCCCGCGACGGGGAAGGCCGCGAATCGCTGGAGGATGGGGTGGTGGCCGCCGCGCTGGGGGCGGTGCGGGCCGCCTGCCCCGGCATTCCCGTCGGCATCTCCAGCGGCTTCTGGATCCTGCCCGACGTGGAGGCCCAACTCGCCGTCGCCCGCGCCTGGACGGTGCGCCCCGATTTCGTCTCGGTGAACTGGCACGAAGCGCACGCGGTCGCCCTGGCCGAGACCCTCCTCGGTCTGGATGTGGGTGTGGAAGCCGGGGTGTGGACCGTGGACGCGGCGCGGGCGTCGCTGGCGTGGCCGGGGCGTGACCGGGCCTTGCGCGTGCTCGTCGAGGTGATGGACCGGGAACCCTCCGGGGCGCGGATGGAGGCGGCGGCCATTCTTAACCTGTTGGACGGGGCGGACAGAACGCCTCCCCGGCTGCTCCACGGCGCGGGGCCGAGTGCCTGGTCGCTGCTGGAGGAAGCGGGGCGGCTGGGGCTGGACACCCGCGTCGGTCTGGAAGACACCCTGACCCTCCCGGACGGCACGCCTGCACTGGACAACGCCGACCTCGTCCGGGTCGCGCGGGCCGTGTTAGCCTCCGCCGGATGA
- the pyrF gene encoding orotidine-5'-phosphate decarboxylase, translating to MTPPPTFAALVTDRTRRLGTRLCVGLDPRLSLYRDPAHLRGHTLDVLEATAPYAACVKPQLAFFEALGLPGFTLLEEVCAAARTLGLPVLLDGKRGDIGSTAEAYAQGWLAGGHAGDALTVNPFLGFGTLTPFVEAARANGGAVFVLVKTSNPDQADLQGGGLSERVAAEVARLGAEEEGEYASVGAVVGATHPGDLAAFRTAMPRALLLLPGLGAQGAAAADLTPAFHPGGTGALASASRAVQYAQGLSVVASRDAAQRLRNELNAALT from the coding sequence ATGACCCCGCCACCCACCTTCGCCGCCCTCGTCACCGACCGCACCCGCCGCCTGGGGACCCGGCTGTGCGTGGGACTGGACCCCCGCCTGAGCCTTTACCGCGACCCCGCGCATCTGCGGGGGCACACGCTGGACGTGCTGGAGGCGACCGCGCCCTATGCGGCCTGCGTCAAGCCGCAACTCGCCTTTTTCGAGGCGCTGGGACTTCCCGGCTTCACGCTGCTGGAAGAGGTCTGCGCGGCGGCCCGCACCCTGGGGCTGCCCGTCCTGCTCGACGGCAAGCGCGGCGATATCGGCTCCACGGCGGAGGCCTACGCGCAGGGGTGGCTGGCGGGAGGGCACGCGGGCGACGCCCTCACCGTGAATCCCTTCCTGGGCTTCGGCACGCTGACCCCCTTCGTGGAGGCGGCGCGGGCCAATGGCGGCGCGGTCTTCGTCCTCGTCAAGACGAGCAACCCCGACCAGGCCGACCTCCAGGGCGGCGGCCTCAGCGAGCGGGTGGCGGCGGAGGTGGCGCGGCTGGGGGCGGAGGAGGAGGGCGAGTATGCCAGCGTCGGCGCGGTCGTGGGCGCCACCCACCCCGGCGACCTCGCCGCGTTCCGGACTGCCATGCCCCGCGCCCTGCTGCTGCTGCCCGGCCTGGGGGCGCAGGGGGCCGCCGCCGCCGACCTCACCCCGGCCTTTCACCCCGGCGGGACAGGGGCGCTGGCGAGCGCGAGCCGGGCCGTGCAGTACGCGCAGGGCCTGAGCGTGGTAGCGAGCCGTGACGCGGCCCAGCGCCTTCGCAACGAACTCAACGCCGCGCTGACCTAG
- a CDS encoding SDR family oxidoreductase, which translates to MKPKPLKEQVIVITGASSGIGLSTARLAAHEGARLVLAARSEEALRQLADELTAAGRQAVPVVADVSREEDVARIAEVAQSSFGGFDTWVNNAGVGMYGRLLESDVEDMRRLFDINFWGVVYGSRVAVSHLRERGGTLINVGSVVSEQAIPLQGAYGASKHAVKAFTDTLRMELEHDGVPVTVTLIKPGPIDTPFPLHARSYLPTEPKHVPPVYAPEVVARAILHAAAKPTRELFVGGGGKGMAASGMLAPAATEKLMAEVALPGMQSDRPPLPEEAHILYHPSGKLEERGDYDGTVRGTSAYTAAARNRGLILGLAGVALAAVALGRARR; encoded by the coding sequence ATGAAGCCCAAACCGCTGAAGGAACAGGTCATCGTGATCACGGGCGCGTCGAGCGGCATCGGCCTGAGCACGGCGCGGCTGGCGGCGCACGAGGGGGCGCGGCTGGTCCTGGCCGCCCGCAGCGAGGAAGCCCTGCGGCAACTCGCGGACGAGCTCACGGCGGCGGGCAGGCAGGCCGTCCCCGTCGTGGCCGACGTGAGCCGGGAGGAGGACGTGGCCCGCATCGCGGAGGTCGCCCAGAGCAGCTTCGGCGGCTTTGACACCTGGGTGAACAACGCGGGCGTGGGGATGTATGGGCGGCTGCTGGAGTCGGACGTGGAGGACATGCGCCGCCTCTTCGACATCAACTTCTGGGGGGTGGTGTACGGCTCGCGGGTGGCTGTTTCGCACCTACGCGAGCGCGGTGGCACGCTGATCAATGTGGGGAGCGTGGTGTCCGAGCAGGCGATTCCCCTTCAAGGCGCATACGGGGCCTCCAAGCATGCGGTCAAGGCCTTTACCGACACGCTGCGAATGGAGCTGGAGCACGACGGGGTGCCCGTGACCGTCACCCTGATCAAGCCTGGCCCCATCGACACGCCGTTCCCCCTGCACGCCCGTTCGTACCTCCCCACCGAGCCCAAGCACGTGCCGCCCGTCTACGCCCCGGAGGTCGTCGCCCGCGCCATCCTGCACGCGGCGGCCAAACCCACCCGTGAACTGTTCGTGGGGGGCGGCGGCAAGGGCATGGCAGCGTCGGGCATGCTCGCGCCCGCCGCCACCGAGAAGTTGATGGCCGAGGTCGCCCTGCCCGGCATGCAAAGTGACCGCCCCCCGCTGCCGGAGGAGGCCCACATCCTCTATCACCCTTCGGGCAAGTTGGAGGAACGCGGCGATTACGACGGCACCGTGCGCGGGACGAGCGCGTACACGGCCGCCGCTCGGAACCGGGGCCTGATTCTGGGCCTCGCGGGTGTGGCGCTCGCGGCGGTGGCTCTGGGGCGGGCGCGGCGCTGA
- a CDS encoding aldo/keto reductase has product MTTYRKLGRSGLHLFPLGLGSMQFGWSADEAASFELMDAYAEAGGNFIDTADIYTTWTPGNPGGVSEEIIGRWLKSRGRRDDMVIATKVRGPMGEGGREGRDSIHQREGLSRRWILKACEDSLQRLGVDHIDLYQAHWVDNQTPIEETMEAFTELVKRGYVRYLGASNYSAWRLMQALWTSDKKGLESFVSLQPEYSLLSPTRANFERELGRVCVEYGLGVIPWSPLGGGMLTGKYKRGAPLPDSVRAEGNARSRFSDRNFDIVETLEAVAGRHGAKPAQVALAWMLAQPGVTAPIIGANSVAQLTDLLGTLDLTLTPDDLAEISRVSDWERARTELER; this is encoded by the coding sequence ATGACCACCTACCGCAAACTCGGCCGCAGCGGCCTGCACCTCTTTCCCCTCGGTCTCGGCTCCATGCAGTTCGGCTGGAGCGCCGACGAGGCCGCGTCCTTTGAACTGATGGATGCCTACGCCGAGGCGGGCGGCAATTTCATCGACACCGCCGACATCTACACCACCTGGACGCCCGGCAATCCCGGTGGCGTTTCCGAGGAGATCATCGGGCGCTGGCTGAAATCGCGCGGGCGCCGCGACGACATGGTGATCGCCACCAAGGTGCGCGGGCCGATGGGCGAAGGGGGCCGTGAGGGGCGGGACAGCATCCACCAGCGCGAGGGGCTGTCGCGCCGCTGGATTCTCAAGGCCTGCGAGGACAGCCTGCAAAGGCTCGGGGTGGATCACATCGACCTGTATCAGGCCCACTGGGTCGATAACCAGACCCCCATCGAGGAGACGATGGAGGCCTTTACCGAACTCGTGAAGCGCGGGTACGTGCGCTACCTCGGCGCGTCGAACTACTCGGCGTGGCGGCTGATGCAGGCGCTGTGGACGAGTGACAAGAAGGGCCTAGAGAGCTTCGTCAGCCTCCAACCCGAGTACAGCCTGCTCTCGCCCACGCGGGCCAACTTCGAGCGCGAGCTGGGGCGGGTGTGCGTGGAATACGGCTTGGGCGTGATTCCCTGGAGCCCGCTGGGTGGCGGCATGCTGACCGGGAAGTACAAGCGCGGCGCCCCCCTCCCCGACAGCGTGCGGGCCGAGGGCAATGCCCGCAGCCGCTTCAGCGACCGCAACTTCGACATTGTGGAGACGCTGGAGGCCGTGGCGGGTCGTCACGGCGCGAAGCCCGCGCAGGTGGCCCTCGCGTGGATGCTCGCCCAGCCCGGCGTGACCGCGCCCATCATCGGGGCGAACAGCGTGGCGCAACTGACCGACCTGCTGGGCACGCTCGACCTCACCCTGACCCCCGACGACCTCGCCGAGATCAGCCGCGTGAGCGACTGGGAACGGGCGCGGACGGAGTTGGAGCGGTAA
- a CDS encoding replication-associated recombination protein A, whose amino-acid sequence MTLFDPPAPLAERLRPRTVSEVVGQTHLLGPGKPLTRLLASRRLGSLILWGPPGVGKTTLARLIAGEVGAHFIPLSAVSAGVKDVREAVAEAERLRGRGQRTILFLDEIHRFNKAQQDALLPHVESGLLTLVGATTENPSFEVNPALRSRARTLVLEPLSHEDVRGLLERALSDPRGLPGVTAQPEALDLLARLADGDARRALSTLEVAATLAEPVTPEAVTEAFGRHLPAMDKSGEDFYNLISALHKSVRGSHVDASLYWLARMIEGGADTMYVARRIVRMAAEDIGLADPQALRLAVAARDTAEFLGSPEGDLALAQAVVYLALAPKSNSVYVAWKNALNAVREGDNLPIPLHLRNAPTALMRGQGYGKGYAYYFDDPEGSFEQNYLPDGVQLDLYEPTGEGWEARVAERWRKLREAHGEAGEE is encoded by the coding sequence GTGACCCTCTTCGACCCACCCGCCCCCCTCGCCGAACGCCTGCGCCCGCGCACCGTCTCGGAGGTCGTGGGGCAGACGCACCTGCTGGGGCCGGGCAAGCCGCTGACCCGGCTGCTGGCGTCCAGGCGGCTGGGCTCGCTGATCCTGTGGGGACCACCCGGCGTGGGCAAAACGACCCTGGCGCGGCTGATCGCGGGCGAGGTCGGCGCCCACTTCATCCCGCTCTCGGCGGTGTCGGCGGGCGTCAAGGACGTGCGCGAGGCCGTCGCGGAGGCCGAGCGGCTCCGGGGCCGGGGCCAACGCACCATCCTCTTTCTGGACGAGATTCACCGCTTCAACAAGGCGCAGCAGGACGCCCTCCTGCCCCACGTCGAGTCGGGGTTGCTGACCCTGGTGGGCGCCACGACCGAGAATCCCAGCTTCGAGGTGAACCCGGCCCTCCGGTCGCGGGCGCGGACGCTGGTGCTCGAACCGCTGTCGCACGAGGACGTGCGCGGGCTGCTGGAGCGTGCCTTGAGCGACCCACGTGGGCTGCCGGGGGTGACGGCCCAGCCCGAGGCCCTCGACCTGCTGGCCCGGCTGGCGGATGGGGACGCGCGGCGGGCACTGTCCACGCTGGAGGTGGCCGCGACCCTGGCCGAGCCGGTGACTCCCGAGGCCGTCACGGAAGCCTTTGGCCGCCACCTTCCCGCGATGGACAAGAGCGGCGAGGACTTCTACAACCTGATCTCCGCGCTGCACAAGTCGGTGCGGGGGTCGCATGTGGACGCTTCTCTCTACTGGCTCGCTCGCATGATCGAGGGCGGGGCGGACACGATGTATGTCGCCCGCCGGATCGTGCGGATGGCCGCCGAGGACATCGGTCTCGCTGACCCGCAGGCGCTGCGGCTGGCGGTCGCGGCCCGCGACACGGCGGAGTTTCTGGGCAGTCCGGAAGGCGACCTCGCGCTCGCGCAGGCGGTCGTGTACCTCGCGCTGGCCCCCAAGAGCAACTCGGTCTACGTGGCGTGGAAAAACGCGCTGAATGCCGTGAGGGAGGGCGACAATCTGCCCATTCCCCTGCACCTCCGCAATGCACCCACCGCGCTGATGCGGGGGCAGGGGTACGGGAAGGGCTACGCCTACTACTTCGATGACCCGGAGGGTAGCTTCGAGCAGAACTACCTCCCAGACGGCGTCCAGCTCGACCTCTACGAACCGACCGGTGAGGGCTGGGAGGCGCGGGTCGCGGAGCGCTGGCGCAAGCTGCGGGAGGCGCATGGGGAGGCAGGAGAGGAATGA